The window GCCGCGCCGCCCAGGTGCTGGGCATCTCGCAACCACCGCTGAGCCAGCAGATTCAGGCGCTGGAACAAGAAGTGGGAGCGCGGTTGTTCGAACGTACCAATCGTCGGGTGGAGCTCAGTGAAGCCGGCCGGTTGTTTCTGGAAGAGGCGCGGCTGGTGCTGGCGCAGGTCGACAAAGCGGCGGATGTTGCACGGCGGGCGCAGTTGGGTGAGCTGGGCGAACTGAAAATTGGCTTCACCTCGTCGGCGCCATTCAACTCGACTATTCCACAGGCGATCTTTTCATTTCGTCAGCGATTCCCGGCGGTGCACCTGAACCTGCGGGAGATGAGCAGCACCCAGGTCGCCGATGCGTTGGTGGAGGAGTCGATCGAAGTAGGAATCATGCGACCGCTTGGGTTACCGGACTCGCTCAACGTGGTGGAACTGATGCGTGAGCCACTGGTGGCGGTGCTCAGCTCCAAGCATCCATTGGTGAACGACAGCGAAGAGGGCTTGTTTCTGTCGGCCCTGGCCCTCGAGCCTTTCGTATTTTTCCCACGCAGTTATGGCAGTGGTTTGTACGCACAATTGCTCAGCCTGGCTCGGGATGCCGGTTTCAGCCCGCACTTTGCCCAAGAGGCGGGCGAAGCGATGACGATCATTGGTCTGGTGGCGGCGGGGTTGGGTGTTTCGGTGCTGCCGGCGTCTTATCAGCGGATGCGCATCGATGGGGTGGTCTATCGGCCGTTGCTCGATCCTGAGGCGGTTTCGGCCGTGTGGCTGGTACAGCGCAAGGATCAGAAGTCGCCGATGGCCAAGGCGTTTGTGGAGTTGTTGACGCGTAAGGTTGAGCCGTTGAAGACGTGACTGCTTCGCAGTCAATCGCGGGCAAGCCCGCTCCCACAGGGTTCAGCGGTGTGAACACCTGTTTCGGCACGCTGCTGGACTTTGTGGGAGCGGGCTTGCCCGCGAAAGCGTCCGCGAGTTCACCAAAAAAGGAGCAGTTACCGATGCCATATCGGACGCTTCGCTTAAGGGTGTAAGACATTTCCGAACAACCTTGAACAGGCCACAGCGCCTTGCGGCATTGCCTACAACTACTCCAGAATCCGCCGGCTTGTGCGCTTTGGGGGCTATCGGTAATTTCGTTCGCATCACTGATTTCCAGTGATCGGGTTTAGTAGCCCGGTTTTCCCTCCCAAACGAATGCACAAGTGTCGTTCAGTCAGGCATACGTCTGCACTTGATGGTAGCTGTGCGCATGGCGCCCTTGGGTGCGCCGGATTTGGGTCGGTGTCCGGTCTACTAACTTGCGCGCAGCTGCCACCCTTCCGTTTAGTAGCGAGACAGGTTGCGGCACTACTAACAGGAAGACCTTCCCAATGTTCAAGCCAACTCCGAACCCGCCGGATTCCGAAACACGCACACCAAGCAAAATCTTCCTCATCGCCCCCAATATCGACAATTACACCCTGCTGGCATACGCCTGTGAATCCCTGGCATCAGCCAACGTCATGGCGAGCGATTTCGCGAGGTCTCTGCAAGGGTCGCAAAGCAACACACTGCTGGGGATTCAGCAGTCGATCATGCTGGGGGAGCTGGCGGTGAATCGGGTGCTGGATAACCTCGATCCATCCTAGTGCGTCAGGGCGCTAACACTGCCTGCTTTCCCGAGAGGGGCTTGTGAGACTCTGAGGATCCTGGGTAACCAGCCATCGCAGAGACAGACAGGGCCGGGGCTATGTCGAACCGACCTGTTTGAGACGGCGCTATTGTGGCGAGGGAGCTTGCTCCCGCTGGGTCGCGAAGCGGCCCCAAAAGAAAGGACTGCTACGCAGTCCAGCGGGAGCAAGCTCCCTCGCCACAGGTTATTCATTGCTCGCAGCGTTTATTTATCTGCCGGGCATTGCCTCGTTACGACCAGCGCCGAAAGATCAGCGACGTATTAACCCCGCCAAACGCAAAGTTGTTGTTCATCACGTATTGGTTGCTCATCTGCCGGAATTCGCCGCGCAGGTAATCGAGTTTGCCGCAGTGCGGGTCGACGTCGTCGAGGTTGAGGGTGTGGACGTACAGGTCGCGGTTCATCATTTCGATGCTGAACCAGGATTCCAGCGCACCGCAGGCTCCGAGGGTGTGGCCGAGGAAACTCTTTTGCGAGCTGATCGGCATGTGCTCGCCGAACAACGTGCTTGTTGCCAGTGTTTCGGCAATGTCGCCCTGTTCAGTGGCGGTGCCGTGACCATTCACATAGCCGATGTCGGAAGGCTGCAGCCCGGCGTCTTCCAGGGCCAGCTCCATGGCCCGGCGCATGGTGACCTGCTCTGGGCGGGTGGCGTGCTGGCCGTCGGCGTTGCTGCCGAAGCCGACGAGTTCGGCGTGGATGTGCGCACCGCGAGCCAAGGCGTGTTCGAGTTCTTCAAGCACCAGCATGCCGCTGCCTTCACCGATCACCAGGCCATCGCGGCCACTGTCGTAGGGGCGCGGGGACGTCTGCGGCGCATCGTTTTTCAGGCTGGTGGCGTAGAGCGCATCGAAGACCATCGCTTCGGTGGGGCACAGTTCTTCGGCACCGCCGGCGAGCATCAATGGCAGGCGGCCAAACTTGACCGACTCGTAGGCATAACCGATGCCCTGACTGCCGCTGGTGCAAGCGCTGGAGGTCGGGATCAGTCGACCGGTGAGGCCGAAGAAGATGCTGATGTTCGCCGCCGTGGTGTGCGGCATCATGCGCACGTAGGAGTTAGCGTTCAGGCCCTCGGCCACCGAGTTGAGCAGCATGTTGCCGAACGCCTTGATCTCGTCGGTGCTGCCGGTGGAGGAGCCGCAGGAAACGCCCATGCGCCCGTCCTTGATCGATTCGTCACCCAGCAGACCGGCATCGGCCAATGCCTGTTCCGCTGCACCGACCGCCAGGCGCGAGACCCGGCCCATGCTGCGCAATTGCTTGCGGGTCCAGTGGCTCGGCACTTTGAAGTCGTCGATCGGCCCCGCCAGGCGCGTGTTGAGTTCGGTGAAGCGATCCCACTCGTCCATCCGGCGAATGCCACTGCGGTTGGCCGCGAAGTTGGCGACGATGGTGGCCCAATCGCTGCCCAGTGAGGTGATGCCGGCCATGCCGGTGACGACGACGCGCTTCATCAGCACAGGCCTCCGTTGACGGCCAGAACCTGCCGGGTGATGTACGACGCTTCCGCCGACATCAGGAAATTCACCGCGCTGGCCACCTCTTCCGGTGTACCCATGCGTTGTGCGGGGATCATTTTCATCATTTCTTCCACCGGCACGTTTTCATCGAGCATCGCGGTGTCGATCAAGCCGGGTGCGACACAGTTAACGGTAATTTTGCGCTTGCCCAATTCAATCGCCAACGCCTTTGCCGCGCCGATCAAGCCAGCCTTGGAGGCGCTGTAGTTGACCTGGCCACGGTTGCCGATCAACCCGGACACCGAGGTGATGCAAACAATCCGTCCGGCCGCGCGACGGCGAATCATCGGCATCATCACCGGGTGCAGCACGTTGTAGAAACCGTCGAGGTTGGTGCGCATCACCACATCCCAATCATCCTCGGAAAGGGCTGGAAAAGCGCCGTCGCGCGTCAGGCCGGCGTTCAGCACCACGCCGTAATAGGCGCCGTGGGTTTCCACGTCGGCTTCGAGAATGGCTTTGCAGTTGGCGCGATCGGACACGTCGAATTGCACTATGCGCACGTTGCGCCCCAAGGCTTCGATTTCCGCCTTCACCGCTTCAGCGTCCGCCAGGCCGCTGCGGCAATGCAGCACGATGTCGTGCCCGGCCTGGGCCAGACGCAAAGCGATAGCGCGTCCGATGCCACGGCTGGAACCGGTGATCAGTACGGATTCAGTCATGGCTGGGTTCCTTGGGTTTCATGAAGGTATTGGGCGGCCTGAGGCGGACGGAACACGTTCAGACGAGCGGTAGCGTGAATGCCGGGGGCGGTGATGTGGCATTCGAACACGCCCATGCCGTTGTCGTCTTCCAGCGAGCGGATGCCGTGGATCGTCAGCTCGGTGCCCACGGGGAAGTGCTCGACGTTGCATTCGAATTTGCGGGTGCCGAGCAGAAACCCCAGCTCCACCGCATCGCCTCGCTGGCGCGCGTGGCAACCGGCATAGGCGGCGACGCTCTGGGCCATCAGTTCGATGCCGACCCAGGCCGGCAGGCTGCCGTCCGGGCGGTTGAACAGGCCGTCGGGCTTGACCGTGAGGCGGGTGTAAATCTGCTCGTCATCGAACGACAGGATCTGTTCGATGAAGATCATGTCGCCAGCGTGCGGCAGCAGCTCGGCGATCGGCCAGTCAATCATGGGGCGTCTCCGATAATCAGGCTGACGTTGTTACCACCGAAGGCAAAGGAATTGCTCATCAGATAGCGAGGTGCAATGGACGTCAGGCGATCGGCCGGGGTCACCCATTTCAGGGCTGGCAAATCGGGGTCCGGTTGGCCGTCCCAGATGTGGGGCGGCAGGGCGTGCTCGCGGTTGCCTGCACTCAGGCTCAACCAGCAGAACGCCGCTTCCAGCGCGCCGGCCGCCCCGAGGGTATGGCCGGTCATGGGTTTGGTCGACGAACACGGCACCCCCGCCGGGAACAACGTCGCCACCGCCAGGCTTTCCATGGCGTCGTTGTGTTGGGTGGCGGTGCCGTGCAGGTTGAGGTAATCGATCTGCTGCGGTTGCAGTTGGGCGCGGCTCAAGGCTTTGCGCATCGCTTGCAGGGCGCCGCGGCCGGTCGGCTCCGGTGCGGAAATGTGGTGGGCATCGGAGCTGGCGCCACTGCCGAGCAGGGCAATCGGCTGGCTGTCGCCGACATTTTTGCTCATCAAAAACAGCACCGCCGCTTCGCCAATGTTGATGCCGTTACGGTTCACCGAAAACGGGTTGCAGCGTTGCCCGGACACCGCTTCCAGCGCCGAGAACCCATTGAGGGTCAACTTGCACAGGCTGTCGACACCGCCGCACAGCACCGCGTCGCAAATGCCCAGGTCCAGCAGTCGCTGCGCACTCATCAGCGCTCGGGCGCTGGAGGTGCAGGCCGTGGAAATCACATAGGCCGGGCCGCTCAATTGCAGCCAGTCGGCGAGGAAGTTCGCCGGGGCGCCGAGTTCCTGTTGCTGATAGTCGTAACTGGCCGGGAACTGATGCTCGCGGATGTAATGGGCCAGGCCGCGACTGGCTTCGTCGATGCCCGAGGTGCTGGTGCCCAGGACGATACCGATGCGGTCGCGGCCGTAGGTCTGGATCGCCTGGTCGATGTCTTCGCGAATTTGCAGCGCGGCTTCCAGCAGCAATTGATTATTGCGGGTGTTTTGCGGCGCAAGCTCGGCCGGGATCGGCGCCAGTTCGCCTTGGACCGCGGCCACGGGCAGCGACCGTTCTGCCACCCAGCCAGCCTCATCACGCATGCCCGAACAATCACCGGCAAACAGGTTGCGGGCGACTTCGGACTTGTCACGGCCCAGGGCGCAGATCACCCCGAGGGCATTCAGGTAGGCCGTCATGGCGTCTCCCCGCTGAGCGGCGTGACTTGATATTTCGGGCCTTTGGGCAGGTTCAATTCAAAGCTCATGGGTTGTGAGTAGCGAACTTCCCAGTGCGCTGGCAAGGACCGTTGCGAGCCATGCTGCCACGCGGCGGGATAGTTGCCCGACAGTTCATCTTTAGGGGTCAGCGCAAACAGCAGCGCAGCGAACAGCTCTCGCGCTTCTGGATTGGGCGGCAGCAGACCGTCAGCTTGCCATTTGCCATCGACCAGTTTCTGGCGTGCCTGGGGAATGCCCAGCAAGTCCATCATCGACCAGCGAATGCCAGGGCCTTCACGCTGGATCACCAGCACCCAGTCCTGCCGTTGGTCGGCCACCAGACGCTGGATGTGCAATTGCAGCGGCAACGACAGGTTCGGGGTTTGCTCGGGCAAAGGCGCCCGGCTGGCACAGGCACTCAGCAACAGGACCGCGCCAAGCAGCAGAAATCGCAGAATGCCCGCTATCCCTGTGGGAGCGAGCCTGCTCGCGATGAGGGCACTGCATTCAACAGTTATGTTGGCTGACCCACCGCTATCGCGAGCAGGCTCGCTCCCACAGGTTTGAGTTGCACTGAACATCACACAACACCCTCAAGAGGTTTGCGCGCGACCACATTGACCAGGGTTTCTTCCCGTTGGCCGAAGGGCTTTGGCCGGCGCAGACCCAAGCGTTCAAACAGCCCGAAATCCTTGGCGCGGCTCCACCACAAGTATGGATAAGACACATTCTGCGAGCCGAGTTCGAAACCCTGCTGGCGAATCATGTCCAGGTACCCGGCGGCGCTCTTTTGCACGTGCATCGGATGACGGAACAACCAGCGGATCACCCAGGTATCAATGTAAGCCTCGGTGGATTCGGCGAACAGCAGATAGCCACCGGGTTTGAGCACGCGGTAGAACTCGGCCAGTGCCTGTTGTTGCTGCACCAGATGATGGAAGGTCTGGTGGCAGAACAGCAAATCGACGCTGGCGTCCGGGACGTTGATGCTCGCGCAGTCGCTGCCGATCAACTCCACCGCCATGCCTTGGCGGACGGCTTCTTCGCCGGCCAGGTTCAGGCTGTGCGGGTCAGCGTCCAGACCGATCAGGCGCTGGGGCGCAAAGGTCTGGCGCAAGTACTGAAACGACTTGCCCTGACCGCAACCGGCATCCAGCAGCACCGGGTTGCTCGGCGGTGCTTCGCTGAACAGGCTGCGCAAATCGGTGATTGCCACTCGCAGAACATGGTGCTGCCAGGTGTGGCTGCGCAGGAACCAGAAACCGAAGCGGGTCTCTTCGACGTAGGTGTCGCTCAAGTAGCTCATGTGGCGTCCTTTGCACAGAGCTCCGAGAGCATCCGCAGCCGACGCTTGGGTTCGGTGACGAACGGATTACGTTCGTCCCAGGCATAACCAGCAAGGATCGAACTGATCATGCGGCGAATATCCGGCGAGCCGCCCTCGAAATAAATCACATCCTGGAACGTCCCGGCGTACCAGCCTTCGACGTAGCAACGGAACGTGTCGACGCCGCGCTTGAGCGGGATGGCGAACTCGGTCTGCCAGTCGACACTTTCGCCTTGCAGTTGGCGATGCAGCACCGCGGCGGCCATGCTCGCCGAGCGCATGGCGATGGTCACGCCGGAGGAGAACACCGGGTCGAGGAATTCCGCCGCGTTGCCGAGCAGGGCAAAGCCTGGCCCGTGGAGGGTTTTGACGTTGGCCGAGTAGCCGCCGATGGTTCGGGCAGGCGTGTCCCACACAGCGTTGTTCAGCACACCGGCCAGGCTTGGGGTTTCAGCGATGAACCCACGCAGGCAATCGTCCAGGTTCTCCATGCGGCCTTCGAAGTGTTCGGCTGCCGCGACCACGCCCACCGAGCAACGACCGTCGCTGAACGGGATGGTCCAGAACCAAATGTCGCGGTGGATCGGATGGGTGGTGATGAGGATTTTTTCCCGTTCGAAGGCCGGGTTGTCGATGTGGTCTTCGACGTGGGTGAACACGGCCTGGCGCACCGGGAAATTCGACGGCGCTTCAAGATCGAGCAGACGCGGCAGCACACGGCCGTAGCCGCTGGCATCCAGCACGAAATCGGCTTCGACGCGGTACTGGCTGCCGTCTTCGCGAAGCACGTCCAGTTGCGGTTTCGCCAGGGTGAAATCGACGCTGACGATGGCTTCGCCGTAACGAACGTCCACCCCTTGCAGCGCGGCCTGATCGGCCAGCAGCTTGTCGAAATCGGCCCGCTGGACCTGGAAGGTGGTCGGCTTGCCATTGCTGAACGTCTCGCCGAAATCAAAGGCGCTGTATTGCTCGCCCCAAGCGAATGCCGCACCGTTTTTCAACTGGAATCCGGCGGCATTCACCGCCTCGAGCATGCCCGCTTCTTCGACGAAATCCAGGCAGTGGGACAGCAGGCTTTCACCGATGGAAAACCTTGGGAAATGCTGGCGTTCGATCATCAATACGTCATGGCCTTTGCGCTTGAGCAGCGCGGCGGCGATGGCGCCCGATGGACCTGCACCGATCACCACGACCTGACGATGTTCCATTTCAACTGTTGGCACGGGAGCTCCTTGCCGGGACGGCGATGTTCAGAGGGGTTCGGTGCATACCGGCGAGTGCCGGCAGCAGTGTCGCGATCAGGCCCATCACCATCAGCGCGAAGTACAGCGCCGGGCTGATGAGCTGTTGTTGCAGCAGCAGGTTGAGAAAGACGATCTCGCTCAAGCCACGAATATTCAGCAAGACGCTTTCGCGCCAGCGGCTGGCGCCCTCAAACGAGGCGCCGGCCCAGCCGAGGCCCAGCCAGTTGCCCAGCAGCTTACTGGCAATCGGGAACAGCAGCAGTGCCGCCAGTTGTACCCAACCGAGGCTGGCCATGGCCGCGTGGACATTGATTTGCACGATGCCGAACGTGAGGATCAGCGGGATCGCGATATACGTCTGCAAGTGACTCATCCAGATCACCGGCAGCGGCAACACCAGCGGCACTTTGAGCGCGGCCATCCACAGCAGGTAACCGATGCCGAAAATCAGCGCATTGAGCTTGAAGTGTTCCGCCACGACCAGCAGCGCGAAGAAGCACACGCTGTGCAGCAATGGCTGGCGCAAGCGCAGCAGACGCAGCAGCAACGGCAGGCAGGCGCCGGCCAGCGGCAGTAACAGGCTGCTCAGGTGCAGGCTGCCCTGGGCGATGGCAAACAGGGTCCAGCAAGTGAGGTCGATGAGGATCGCGGTCTGCACCAGTCGCCGGGTAGCGGCAGGTGGGTACTTGATGTGCCGCAGGTACAGATACAACACCGGAATCGCGGTGATGGCGAACAGCAGGCCGACCGCCAGGGAACTGATCCAGGGTTGCGGCGGCAATAGCCAGACCGCTGTCGCGAGACCGCAGGCAAATGGAATGCAAAAACTCGGCAGGGCGATTTTCAGGCTTTGACGGTCAAGTCGCAGGTCAATCACGTCACTGAGAATGTGCCCCAGCAACAAGGCAAAACCCAGGCTGTAGAGGTTTTTCAGCCAGACCGGCGCGACCAGCGCGGCGCCGCTCAATTGCCATTGGGGCTCGATCCAGAAGTACATCAGCAGCGGCAGGCCGAAGGTCGCCAGCAGCAACTGGCTGACAATCGGGATCACGCCGAAGTGACGCCCGACACGGGTGGCCACGGCGAACAGCGCCAGGGCCATGATCCAGAACACGACGATCATCATGTCGCCGACTCCGTGACCGGGGCAACGTGAACCTGGCGTCCGGCCCACGGCGCAAGAATGAAGCTGAATGCCAGCCCCAGGCTCACCGACAGACCGAAATTGCTCACCGCCGGCGTGCTGGACACCGCCAGCAAACCGAACGACAGCCAGGTGGTCAGCGCCGCCAGCAAGGTGCCCAGCAGGCTCACGGCAGCGCCGCCGACCTGTTCACGCATGAGGATCGCGTAATCGACGCTGATGGCCGTCACCAGCAGCAGGCCGAACAGGCTGAACAGCGTCAGCGGTTGGCCCATCCAGCCGAGACTGGCCAGGCTGCACAGTGCGGCCAACAGCGGCAGGGCGACGATTCGCAGGGCGCCGCCGAAACCGAACGGCAGGATCAGCACCAGCACGATCAACACGCAGGAAGCGAGTTTCAACTCTGCGGCACTGATCTGGGTGTCGGCGAACACCTTGTTCAACTCACCGAGGCGATCCACCAGTTCCACGCCCGGCAAATCCAGCGCCTGGACGCGCAGCAGAGAGGGGTTGTTCAAGCCTTGCAGACTGACCATCGCCGCTACGCCGTCCTCGGTCGGTCCCAGCCACAGCGGGCGATAGGGCTCGGCCAACGGACCGACCAGCGCCGCGTCGATGTCTTCGGTGGGCAGCGCCTGCAATTTCGTAAGCTCAG of the Pseudomonas frederiksbergensis genome contains:
- the fabG gene encoding 3-oxoacyl-ACP reductase FabG produces the protein MTESVLITGSSRGIGRAIALRLAQAGHDIVLHCRSGLADAEAVKAEIEALGRNVRIVQFDVSDRANCKAILEADVETHGAYYGVVLNAGLTRDGAFPALSEDDWDVVMRTNLDGFYNVLHPVMMPMIRRRAAGRIVCITSVSGLIGNRGQVNYSASKAGLIGAAKALAIELGKRKITVNCVAPGLIDTAMLDENVPVEEMMKMIPAQRMGTPEEVASAVNFLMSAEASYITRQVLAVNGGLC
- a CDS encoding hotdog family protein is translated as MIDWPIAELLPHAGDMIFIEQILSFDDEQIYTRLTVKPDGLFNRPDGSLPAWVGIELMAQSVAAYAGCHARQRGDAVELGFLLGTRKFECNVEHFPVGTELTIHGIRSLEDDNGMGVFECHITAPGIHATARLNVFRPPQAAQYLHETQGTQP
- a CDS encoding beta-ketoacyl-[acyl-carrier-protein] synthase family protein, with translation MTAYLNALGVICALGRDKSEVARNLFAGDCSGMRDEAGWVAERSLPVAAVQGELAPIPAELAPQNTRNNQLLLEAALQIREDIDQAIQTYGRDRIGIVLGTSTSGIDEASRGLAHYIREHQFPASYDYQQQELGAPANFLADWLQLSGPAYVISTACTSSARALMSAQRLLDLGICDAVLCGGVDSLCKLTLNGFSALEAVSGQRCNPFSVNRNGINIGEAAVLFLMSKNVGDSQPIALLGSGASSDAHHISAPEPTGRGALQAMRKALSRAQLQPQQIDYLNLHGTATQHNDAMESLAVATLFPAGVPCSSTKPMTGHTLGAAGALEAAFCWLSLSAGNREHALPPHIWDGQPDPDLPALKWVTPADRLTSIAPRYLMSNSFAFGGNNVSLIIGDAP
- a CDS encoding sodium:proton antiporter; translation: MIVVFWIMALALFAVATRVGRHFGVIPIVSQLLLATFGLPLLMYFWIEPQWQLSGAALVAPVWLKNLYSLGFALLLGHILSDVIDLRLDRQSLKIALPSFCIPFACGLATAVWLLPPQPWISSLAVGLLFAITAIPVLYLYLRHIKYPPAATRRLVQTAILIDLTCWTLFAIAQGSLHLSSLLLPLAGACLPLLLRLLRLRQPLLHSVCFFALLVVAEHFKLNALIFGIGYLLWMAALKVPLVLPLPVIWMSHLQTYIAIPLILTFGIVQINVHAAMASLGWVQLAALLLFPIASKLLGNWLGLGWAGASFEGASRWRESVLLNIRGLSEIVFLNLLLQQQLISPALYFALMVMGLIATLLPALAGMHRTPLNIAVPARSSRANS
- a CDS encoding class I SAM-dependent methyltransferase gives rise to the protein MSYLSDTYVEETRFGFWFLRSHTWQHHVLRVAITDLRSLFSEAPPSNPVLLDAGCGQGKSFQYLRQTFAPQRLIGLDADPHSLNLAGEEAVRQGMAVELIGSDCASINVPDASVDLLFCHQTFHHLVQQQQALAEFYRVLKPGGYLLFAESTEAYIDTWVIRWLFRHPMHVQKSAAGYLDMIRQQGFELGSQNVSYPYLWWSRAKDFGLFERLGLRRPKPFGQREETLVNVVARKPLEGVV
- a CDS encoding DUF6124 family protein — its product is MFKPTPNPPDSETRTPSKIFLIAPNIDNYTLLAYACESLASANVMASDFARSLQGSQSNTLLGIQQSIMLGELAVNRVLDNLDPS
- a CDS encoding beta-ketoacyl-ACP synthase encodes the protein MKRVVVTGMAGITSLGSDWATIVANFAANRSGIRRMDEWDRFTELNTRLAGPIDDFKVPSHWTRKQLRSMGRVSRLAVGAAEQALADAGLLGDESIKDGRMGVSCGSSTGSTDEIKAFGNMLLNSVAEGLNANSYVRMMPHTTAANISIFFGLTGRLIPTSSACTSGSQGIGYAYESVKFGRLPLMLAGGAEELCPTEAMVFDALYATSLKNDAPQTSPRPYDSGRDGLVIGEGSGMLVLEELEHALARGAHIHAELVGFGSNADGQHATRPEQVTMRRAMELALEDAGLQPSDIGYVNGHGTATEQGDIAETLATSTLFGEHMPISSQKSFLGHTLGACGALESWFSIEMMNRDLYVHTLNLDDVDPHCGKLDYLRGEFRQMSNQYVMNNNFAFGGVNTSLIFRRWS
- a CDS encoding LysR family transcriptional regulator; the protein is MELRHLRYFIAVAEELHFGRAAQVLGISQPPLSQQIQALEQEVGARLFERTNRRVELSEAGRLFLEEARLVLAQVDKAADVARRAQLGELGELKIGFTSSAPFNSTIPQAIFSFRQRFPAVHLNLREMSSTQVADALVEESIEVGIMRPLGLPDSLNVVELMREPLVAVLSSKHPLVNDSEEGLFLSALALEPFVFFPRSYGSGLYAQLLSLARDAGFSPHFAQEAGEAMTIIGLVAAGLGVSVLPASYQRMRIDGVVYRPLLDPEAVSAVWLVQRKDQKSPMAKAFVELLTRKVEPLKT
- a CDS encoding NAD(P)/FAD-dependent oxidoreductase: MPTVEMEHRQVVVIGAGPSGAIAAALLKRKGHDVLMIERQHFPRFSIGESLLSHCLDFVEEAGMLEAVNAAGFQLKNGAAFAWGEQYSAFDFGETFSNGKPTTFQVQRADFDKLLADQAALQGVDVRYGEAIVSVDFTLAKPQLDVLREDGSQYRVEADFVLDASGYGRVLPRLLDLEAPSNFPVRQAVFTHVEDHIDNPAFEREKILITTHPIHRDIWFWTIPFSDGRCSVGVVAAAEHFEGRMENLDDCLRGFIAETPSLAGVLNNAVWDTPARTIGGYSANVKTLHGPGFALLGNAAEFLDPVFSSGVTIAMRSASMAAAVLHRQLQGESVDWQTEFAIPLKRGVDTFRCYVEGWYAGTFQDVIYFEGGSPDIRRMISSILAGYAWDERNPFVTEPKRRLRMLSELCAKDAT